One genomic segment of Chitinophaga sancti includes these proteins:
- the xerD gene encoding site-specific tyrosine recombinase XerD — translation MWDIYLKGFKAYLQLERSLSGNSIEAYLRDVEKLVQYLQSANLPLPPHQVELTHLQSCVQWIATLGMTATSQARIISGIKAFYKYLLLEDIVKQDPTQLLEAPKTKRQLPDVLSFEEIELIITQVKTGTPEGARNRAILETMYSCGLRVSEVTGLQISQLHFDAGYIRVIGKGDKERLIPIGRDAIKYINIYKDEVRVHMPCKPGQEDILFLNRRGSALTRVMIFLVIKELTAMAGIEKQVSPHTFRHSFATHLVEGGADLRAVQEMLGHESITTTEIYTHLDREYLRDTLQRFHPRF, via the coding sequence ATGTGGGATATCTATCTGAAAGGATTTAAGGCTTATTTACAACTCGAACGTTCCCTCTCCGGCAACTCTATTGAAGCCTATCTTCGTGATGTAGAGAAACTGGTGCAATACCTGCAGTCCGCCAATCTCCCCCTCCCACCCCATCAGGTTGAACTCACACACTTACAATCCTGTGTACAGTGGATCGCTACACTGGGTATGACAGCCACCTCACAGGCACGTATCATCTCCGGCATCAAAGCCTTTTATAAATACCTCTTATTGGAAGACATCGTCAAACAGGATCCTACTCAATTATTAGAAGCACCAAAAACAAAGCGACAACTTCCCGATGTATTGAGTTTTGAAGAAATAGAGCTCATCATTACACAGGTCAAAACAGGTACACCTGAAGGTGCACGTAACCGTGCTATACTGGAAACCATGTACAGCTGCGGGTTGCGTGTGAGCGAGGTGACTGGCTTACAAATATCACAGTTACACTTTGATGCGGGGTATATTCGGGTTATTGGTAAGGGAGATAAGGAAAGATTGATCCCTATCGGAAGAGATGCCATTAAGTACATCAACATATATAAGGATGAAGTGCGGGTACATATGCCTTGTAAACCCGGACAGGAAGATATTCTTTTTTTAAATCGCAGAGGAAGTGCACTGACCCGTGTGATGATCTTTTTAGTGATAAAAGAGTTGACAGCAATGGCGGGTATTGAGAAACAGGTGTCACCGCATACATTCAGGCATTCATTTGCTACGCACCTGGTAGAAGGTGGGGCGGATCTAAGAGCAGTGCAGGAAATGCTGGGGCATGAAAGTATTACTACGACGGAGATCTATACGCATCTGGATAGAGAGTATTTAAGAGATACATTACAAAGGTTCCATCCAAGATTTTGA
- a CDS encoding sensor histidine kinase, with the protein MNSYEVVIIGTAVMLTMGILVIVLVIFQQKQVIKHKLLIRDKDLQLQKERLVAILQGQELERKRIAEDLHDEVGAQLSVLKLNLNQLQPLLKTGNGEQEQLKETKEFTDTIIQHLRFISQSLHPQALENLGLSRALDSFCNMMNRNKQVQIQFTEESNHHVVEPEKALNIYRVVQELINNILKHAQASQVQINYHTTPTLLSIHVADNGNGLLLNSLELARHKTGSLGLKNIESRLNIIGGTISYTAGQPAGTIAEIKVENYQRAE; encoded by the coding sequence ATGAACAGTTACGAAGTAGTTATCATCGGTACGGCTGTGATGCTCACCATGGGCATCCTTGTCATCGTACTCGTTATCTTTCAGCAGAAACAGGTTATTAAACACAAACTCCTGATCCGGGACAAGGACCTGCAATTGCAAAAAGAACGATTGGTAGCCATTCTCCAGGGCCAGGAACTGGAACGCAAACGCATCGCAGAAGACCTGCACGATGAAGTTGGCGCACAACTTTCCGTACTCAAACTCAACCTCAACCAGTTGCAGCCATTGCTCAAAACAGGCAATGGCGAACAGGAACAACTTAAAGAGACCAAAGAATTTACAGATACGATCATCCAGCACCTCCGCTTCATCTCACAAAGCCTGCACCCACAGGCTCTTGAAAACCTGGGACTGAGCCGGGCGCTGGATTCCTTCTGTAATATGATGAACCGTAATAAACAGGTGCAGATCCAATTCACCGAAGAAAGTAACCACCACGTTGTGGAACCCGAAAAAGCACTAAATATCTACCGCGTCGTACAGGAACTCATCAACAATATTCTGAAACACGCACAAGCCTCCCAGGTGCAGATCAACTATCACACTACACCTACCCTGCTCAGCATCCACGTTGCAGACAATGGAAATGGCCTGCTGCTCAACTCCCTGGAACTTGCCCGTCATAAAACAGGCAGCCTGGGTCTTAAGAATATTGAAAGCCGCCTCAACATCATAGGCGGTACTATCAGCTACACTGCCGGGCAACCTGCCGGTACCATTGCCGAAATCAAAGTAGAAAATTACCAGCGCGCTGAGTAA
- a CDS encoding VOC family protein: protein MRAINPWINFNGNAEEAFTFYKSVFGGEFTKITRFKDLSGPDFQVAEDEANKIMYISLPLGKNNMLIANDVPGFLGRVSENENRSKIHVNAESRVEAEKIFNGLSAGGEVEGPIGDSPWGTYAGMFRDKYGIEWIVEFDPGYNG, encoded by the coding sequence ATGAGAGCAATTAATCCCTGGATCAACTTCAATGGCAATGCCGAAGAAGCATTCACTTTTTACAAATCAGTTTTTGGCGGCGAGTTTACAAAAATCACCCGCTTTAAAGACTTATCAGGTCCCGACTTTCAGGTAGCAGAAGATGAGGCAAATAAAATAATGTACATCAGCTTGCCGCTTGGCAAAAACAATATGTTAATAGCTAACGATGTTCCCGGTTTTCTGGGGCGGGTAAGCGAAAATGAAAACCGGTCTAAAATACACGTGAATGCCGAAAGCCGGGTAGAAGCAGAAAAAATATTTAATGGATTATCAGCAGGTGGAGAAGTGGAAGGGCCTATTGGCGACAGTCCATGGGGTACCTATGCGGGAATGTTCAGGGATAAATATGGTATTGAATGGATTGTAGAGTTTGACCCTGGTTATAACGGGTAA
- a CDS encoding nucleoside-diphosphate kinase: MANNRTFTMIKPDAVENGHIGGILNKINEAGFRIVAMKMTRLSAQKAGEFYAVHKERPFYGELVDFMSSGHIVAAILEKDNAVEEFRKLIGATNPANAEEGTIRKIYAESIGRNAVHGSDSDENAEIEGNFFFSGLEKF, from the coding sequence ATGGCTAACAACAGAACCTTTACAATGATCAAGCCGGATGCCGTAGAAAACGGTCATATCGGTGGTATCCTGAACAAGATCAACGAAGCTGGTTTCCGCATCGTAGCGATGAAGATGACCAGACTGTCTGCTCAGAAAGCAGGTGAATTCTATGCAGTACACAAAGAAAGACCTTTCTATGGTGAACTGGTTGATTTCATGAGCAGTGGTCATATCGTAGCAGCAATCCTGGAAAAAGATAACGCTGTTGAAGAATTCCGCAAACTGATCGGTGCTACCAACCCAGCAAATGCTGAAGAAGGTACTATCCGTAAAATTTATGCTGAGTCAATCGGTCGTAACGCTGTTCACGGCTCTGATTCTGACGAGAATGCTGAGATCGAAGGTAACTTCTTCTTCTCTGGCCTGGAGAAATTCTAA
- the cdaA gene encoding diadenylate cyclase CdaA, with protein sequence MDDLFQFYGYRYNWLNVLDLAIVIFLVIQLYRLLKGSLAFNIFVGLLMVYFAYFMVELLHMPILTLILQNFINIGLIAIIIIFQPEIRKFLLVLGKKAPLSKDSFFTKLFLPDKFKSYKEEENIIDEVVTAVSRMAATSTGALIVLSNSYRVKFDTASSVSLDSNINAKLLESIFCKGSPLHDGALIIVGNKILAAKVILPVSENPNLPMQVGLRHRSAVGITEHSDNLAIVVSEERGTISYAEDGNLVQDVSLEDLKSKLYEVLVDGYAG encoded by the coding sequence ATGGATGACTTGTTTCAATTTTACGGATACCGTTACAACTGGTTAAATGTCCTTGACCTGGCGATTGTAATCTTCCTTGTGATACAGCTCTATCGCCTGCTCAAAGGCAGTCTGGCTTTCAATATATTCGTTGGCCTGCTCATGGTGTACTTCGCCTATTTCATGGTGGAGCTCCTGCACATGCCAATCCTCACCCTGATCCTGCAGAACTTTATCAATATCGGTCTGATCGCTATTATCATCATCTTTCAACCTGAAATCCGCAAGTTCCTGCTGGTGTTAGGTAAAAAAGCACCGCTGAGCAAGGATAGTTTCTTTACGAAGCTCTTCTTACCTGATAAATTCAAAAGCTATAAAGAAGAAGAAAACATCATCGACGAAGTAGTAACTGCTGTGAGCCGCATGGCTGCCACCTCTACAGGCGCCCTGATCGTATTGTCCAACTCTTATCGTGTAAAATTTGATACTGCTTCCAGCGTCTCTCTCGATAGTAATATCAATGCAAAACTGCTGGAAAGCATCTTCTGCAAAGGCAGTCCGTTGCATGATGGCGCGCTCATCATCGTGGGAAACAAGATCCTGGCGGCCAAGGTGATTCTTCCGGTGTCAGAAAATCCGAACCTTCCCATGCAGGTTGGGTTACGACACCGCTCTGCTGTTGGGATTACGGAGCACAGTGATAACCTCGCTATTGTGGTTTCGGAAGAAAGAGGAACGATCTCTTATGCCGAAGATGGAAACTTAGTACAGGATGTGTCGCTGGAAGATCTGAAGAGTAAGTTGTATGAGGTGCTGGTAGATGGCTATGCGGGATAA
- a CDS encoding phosphatidylinositol-specific phospholipase C, producing the protein MKASSLLHVPTTMLLSLVLFSCSKQDIPAPRLDNTVAASSTVAAVSVASNSWMTVLADNTNIAAISIPGTHDSGARVEPVSGTAKCQDLSIADQLEAGIRYLDIRCRHIDNAFAIHHGAIYQNLNFDDVLTACKTFLTNHPKEVIVMSVKEEYDASNNTRTFEQTFDTYVSKYGNIVLNATVPDLGEVRGKIVLLRRFAATTTPKGIDATSWADNTTFSINNGNASLKIQDNYIVNDNASKWSNVTALFTESSTTSNSTLYINYTSGYKPLIFGIPSITTVSGTINPQIDTYFSTHTAGRYGIVPMDFANATRSTAILNTNF; encoded by the coding sequence ATGAAAGCGTCATCGCTCCTACATGTACCTACTACCATGCTGTTATCCCTTGTCCTGTTCAGCTGTTCGAAACAGGACATTCCTGCACCCCGTTTAGACAACACCGTAGCCGCTAGCAGCACTGTAGCAGCAGTAAGTGTTGCATCCAATAGCTGGATGACGGTGTTAGCAGACAACACCAATATTGCAGCCATTTCTATTCCCGGTACGCACGACAGCGGGGCACGTGTAGAACCAGTATCAGGTACCGCCAAATGCCAGGATCTCTCTATTGCAGATCAGCTGGAAGCCGGTATCCGCTACCTCGACATCCGCTGCAGACACATTGACAATGCCTTTGCCATTCACCACGGGGCCATCTATCAGAACCTGAACTTCGATGATGTACTGACTGCCTGCAAGACCTTCCTGACCAATCATCCAAAAGAAGTGATTGTGATGAGTGTAAAGGAAGAATATGATGCAAGCAACAACACCCGTACATTCGAACAGACTTTTGATACCTATGTTTCAAAATATGGCAACATCGTTCTGAATGCTACTGTGCCTGATTTAGGAGAGGTGAGAGGCAAAATCGTATTGCTCCGTCGCTTTGCGGCCACCACTACACCCAAAGGCATCGATGCCACCAGCTGGGCTGACAACACTACTTTTAGCATTAATAACGGTAATGCCAGTTTGAAAATTCAGGATAATTATATTGTAAATGACAACGCGTCCAAGTGGAGTAATGTGACTGCATTATTTACTGAATCCAGCACGACGAGTAACAGTACCCTGTATATTAATTATACCAGTGGTTACAAACCTTTGATTTTCGGTATTCCAAGTATCACTACTGTATCAGGCACTATCAATCCACAGATTGACACTTATTTTTCGACGCATACGGCAGGCAGGTATGGGATCGTACCTATGGATTTTGCAAATGCTACAAGATCCACGGCTATTCTGAATACAAACTTCTAA
- a CDS encoding FKBP-type peptidyl-prolyl cis-trans isomerase has product MKKNNQLLVAALGLLMASCGAGGQKKTPGGVDYIVHKSGSGAQLKVGDTVLMNIYQKLNDSLLAKSADRSNGAPVPVLIQKSQQKWDLMDGLASLKEGDSATFAIPVDSLPQPRPPFAKKGDKLNVTFVVVSKYSAAKQLAEDQKLIKEYTAKNNLQVTPTAEGVYVATQVAGGGEQPQPGDTVVVNYTGKLLNGKVFDSSVDSTINPGRKLEPIRFPIGKGYVIKGWDAGIASLKKGSKAILILPSGLGYGLQPTPMIPSNSVLVFDVELLDIKKPTAAPAVPAAPAKKK; this is encoded by the coding sequence ATGAAAAAGAACAATCAGTTGTTAGTTGCAGCATTAGGCCTGTTAATGGCCAGCTGCGGTGCCGGCGGTCAAAAAAAGACGCCCGGTGGCGTAGATTATATCGTTCATAAATCAGGTAGCGGTGCGCAGCTTAAAGTGGGTGACACTGTGCTGATGAACATATACCAGAAGCTGAATGATTCCCTCCTGGCTAAATCTGCTGATAGAAGCAATGGTGCGCCAGTTCCTGTACTGATCCAGAAGTCTCAGCAGAAATGGGACCTGATGGACGGTCTGGCTTCTCTGAAAGAAGGTGATAGCGCTACTTTTGCTATTCCTGTAGATTCCCTGCCTCAGCCACGTCCTCCTTTTGCTAAGAAAGGTGACAAGCTGAACGTTACTTTCGTAGTAGTGAGCAAATATTCTGCTGCTAAACAACTGGCGGAAGATCAGAAACTGATCAAGGAATATACTGCTAAAAACAACCTGCAGGTTACTCCTACAGCTGAAGGTGTGTATGTAGCTACCCAGGTAGCTGGTGGTGGCGAACAGCCTCAGCCAGGTGATACCGTTGTGGTAAACTACACTGGTAAACTGCTGAATGGTAAAGTTTTCGATTCTTCTGTTGATTCTACAATCAACCCAGGTAGAAAACTGGAACCTATCCGTTTCCCAATTGGTAAAGGGTATGTAATTAAAGGTTGGGATGCTGGTATCGCTTCTCTGAAAAAAGGTTCAAAAGCTATCCTGATCCTGCCTTCTGGTCTGGGTTATGGTTTACAGCCTACTCCGATGATCCCTTCTAACTCCGTACTGGTGTTTGATGTGGAACTGCTGGATATCAAGAAACCAACTGCTGCGCCTGCGGTTCCGGCTGCACCAGCTAAGAAGAAATAG
- a CDS encoding DHH family phosphoesterase: protein MKRIEEIKPLLETPKRVVITMHQKPDADAMGSSLALYHYLKQKGHDVTVISPTNFPDFLNWMPGSQEVLDFESSQDKAMKALEGVELLFCLDFNALYRTKNMEPYLAALKCLKILIDHHLEPQPVFEYGVSDTTAASTALLVYETIHKMGEERYINDAMAQCIYAGTMTDTGSFRFASTSSRVHRMVADLLDHGLNHELIHQAIYDNFLENRLRFLGHSLLNRMEVYYEYNTAMIAIPYTDLKRFDLQTGDTEGVVNFLLSIQGIKMAALIIDRHQEVKLSFRSKGDFDVNTFARKYFDGGGHFHASGGHSSDSLERTVQRFVDAIAENEEALQ, encoded by the coding sequence ATGAAGAGGATCGAGGAAATTAAGCCTTTGCTGGAAACCCCTAAAAGAGTGGTCATAACAATGCATCAGAAACCGGATGCAGATGCAATGGGAAGTTCTCTGGCCTTGTACCATTATTTGAAGCAGAAAGGACACGACGTAACTGTTATTTCGCCTACCAATTTCCCGGATTTCTTAAATTGGATGCCGGGTTCACAGGAAGTGCTGGATTTCGAATCTTCGCAGGATAAAGCGATGAAGGCATTGGAGGGAGTAGAATTGTTGTTTTGCCTGGATTTCAATGCTTTGTACAGAACCAAGAACATGGAGCCATACCTGGCGGCACTGAAATGTCTAAAGATTCTGATTGACCATCACCTGGAGCCTCAGCCCGTATTTGAATATGGGGTGAGCGACACTACAGCGGCTTCCACGGCATTATTAGTGTATGAGACAATACACAAGATGGGAGAAGAGCGTTATATTAATGATGCAATGGCACAATGCATCTATGCAGGTACCATGACAGACACCGGTTCTTTCCGTTTTGCCTCTACATCATCCCGTGTACACCGTATGGTGGCTGATTTGCTGGATCATGGTCTGAACCACGAGCTTATTCACCAGGCGATTTATGATAATTTCCTTGAAAACCGTCTCCGCTTCCTGGGCCATAGCCTGCTGAACCGGATGGAGGTTTATTATGAGTACAACACCGCCATGATCGCTATACCATATACTGATCTGAAGCGTTTTGACCTGCAGACGGGCGATACTGAAGGTGTGGTCAACTTCCTGCTCTCTATCCAGGGCATCAAGATGGCGGCGCTGATCATAGACCGTCACCAGGAGGTAAAGCTGTCGTTCCGTTCCAAAGGTGACTTTGACGTGAATACCTTTGCCCGGAAGTACTTTGACGGCGGCGGCCATTTCCATGCATCGGGTGGTCATAGTTCAGACTCCCTCGAAAGGACCGTACAGCGTTTTGTAGACGCGATCGCCGAAAATGAAGAAGCATTACAATAA